A window of the Bradyrhizobium diazoefficiens genome harbors these coding sequences:
- a CDS encoding MAPEG family protein encodes MTIAEWCVFGAVLLYLLTLAGGKLTAIRRFDNANPRDPAFFQDPIRARALGAHQNGIETLPFFAFAVLLAEFRDSPQRLIDELAVLFLIVRIAYVLTYLGNRPTLRSILWNIGFAINLGIFFMPALKRLLPV; translated from the coding sequence ATGACGATCGCCGAGTGGTGTGTGTTCGGAGCGGTGTTGCTCTATCTGTTGACTCTTGCGGGCGGCAAATTGACGGCGATCCGCCGGTTCGACAACGCCAATCCGCGCGATCCCGCCTTCTTTCAGGATCCGATCCGGGCCCGCGCGCTAGGGGCCCATCAGAACGGCATCGAGACCCTTCCGTTCTTCGCCTTTGCCGTGCTGCTCGCGGAATTCCGCGATTCACCGCAACGCCTGATCGACGAGCTCGCGGTGCTGTTCCTGATCGTCCGGATCGCCTATGTGCTGACCTATCTCGGCAATCGCCCGACGCTGCGCTCCATCCTCTGGAACATCGGTTTTGCGATCAATCTCGGGATCTTCTTCATGCCGGCGTTGAAGCGGTTGCTGCCGGTGTGA
- a CDS encoding SPFH domain-containing protein, with protein sequence MSGFDIFAIVLVLLVIVTLIAGVKTVPQGYDWTIERFGKYTQTLSPGLNLIVPYFDRVGRKINMMEQVINIPEQEVITKDNATVTVDGVAFFQVFDAAKASYEVANLEQAIIVLTMTNIRSVMGSMDLDQVLSHRDEINERLLRVVDAAVSPWGLKVNRIEIKDIVPPADLVEAMGRQMKAERVKRADILQAEGARQSEILRAEGAKQGQILQAEGRREAAFRDAEARERSAEAEAKATQMVSDAIAKGDVAALNYFIADKYIKAFGQLAESPNQKVIMLPVEAMGMLGSLAGIGEIAKATFGESAVSAAAAARRGGSVPSSAPTPPAVPPRQ encoded by the coding sequence ATGAGCGGTTTCGATATTTTCGCGATTGTTCTGGTGTTGCTCGTGATTGTTACGCTGATTGCCGGCGTGAAGACGGTGCCGCAAGGCTATGACTGGACCATCGAGCGGTTCGGCAAATACACCCAGACGCTGAGCCCCGGGCTCAATCTCATCGTGCCGTATTTCGATCGCGTCGGGCGCAAGATCAACATGATGGAGCAGGTGATCAACATCCCCGAGCAGGAGGTGATCACCAAGGACAACGCCACCGTGACGGTGGACGGTGTCGCCTTCTTCCAGGTGTTCGACGCCGCCAAGGCGAGCTACGAGGTTGCCAATCTCGAGCAGGCGATCATCGTGCTGACGATGACCAACATCCGCTCGGTGATGGGTTCGATGGATCTCGACCAGGTGCTGTCGCACCGTGACGAGATCAATGAACGCCTATTGCGCGTGGTCGATGCCGCGGTCTCGCCGTGGGGCCTCAAGGTCAACCGCATCGAGATCAAGGACATCGTGCCGCCTGCCGACCTCGTCGAGGCCATGGGCCGACAGATGAAGGCCGAGCGCGTCAAGCGCGCCGACATCCTTCAAGCCGAAGGTGCGCGCCAGTCCGAGATCCTGCGCGCTGAGGGTGCCAAGCAGGGCCAGATCCTCCAGGCCGAAGGCCGCCGCGAGGCCGCCTTCCGCGACGCCGAGGCGCGCGAGCGGTCGGCGGAAGCCGAGGCCAAGGCCACGCAAATGGTTAGCGATGCCATTGCCAAGGGTGACGTGGCGGCGTTGAACTACTTTATCGCCGACAAATATATCAAGGCGTTCGGCCAGTTGGCGGAATCGCCGAACCAGAAGGTCATCATGCTGCCGGTTGAGGCGATGGGCATGCTGGGCTCGCTCGCCGGCATCGGCGAGATCGCCAAGGCGACCTTCGGCGAAAGCGCGGTGTCTGCTGCTGCTGCCGCCCGTCGCGGCGGGTCGGTGCCATCCTCCGCTCCGACGCCGCCGGCGGTGCCGCCGCGACAGTGA
- the hemH gene encoding ferrochelatase, which produces MTTVASIQTAKPAAQPAQPRVGVLLVNLGTPDTADAPGVRLYLKEFLSDARVIEDQGVIWQLVLNGIILRSRPRTKALDYRKIWNNERNESPLKTITRSQADKLAAALSDRAHVVVDWAMRYGNPSIKAGIDALIAKGCDRILAVPLYPQYSASTSATVCDEVFRVLARLRNQPTLRVTPPYYEDESYIEALAVSIETHLATLPFKPELIVASFHGMPKSYVDKGDPYQSHCVATTEALRRRLGMDATKLLLTFQSRFGNDEWLQPYTDKTMERLAKEDVRRIAVVTPGFSADCLETLEEIAQENAEIFRHNGGEQFSAIPCLNDSDPGMDVIRTLVLRELQGWL; this is translated from the coding sequence ATGACCACCGTTGCCTCTATCCAGACCGCGAAACCGGCCGCGCAGCCGGCCCAGCCGCGCGTCGGCGTGCTGCTGGTCAATCTCGGCACGCCCGACACCGCCGACGCCCCGGGCGTGCGGCTCTATCTCAAGGAATTTCTCTCGGACGCCCGCGTGATCGAGGACCAGGGCGTGATCTGGCAGCTGGTGCTGAACGGCATCATCCTGCGCAGCCGTCCCCGCACCAAGGCGCTCGACTATCGCAAGATCTGGAACAACGAGCGGAACGAGTCGCCGCTGAAGACCATCACGCGGTCGCAAGCCGACAAGCTCGCCGCCGCGCTGTCGGACCGCGCGCATGTCGTAGTGGACTGGGCAATGCGCTACGGCAATCCCTCGATCAAGGCGGGGATTGATGCGCTGATCGCGAAGGGCTGCGATCGCATCCTCGCCGTGCCGCTTTATCCGCAATACTCCGCCTCGACCTCGGCGACGGTCTGCGACGAGGTGTTCCGCGTGCTCGCCCGGCTGCGCAATCAGCCGACGCTGCGGGTGACGCCGCCCTATTACGAGGACGAGTCCTATATCGAGGCGCTCGCCGTCTCGATCGAGACGCATCTGGCCACGCTGCCGTTCAAGCCGGAGCTGATCGTCGCCTCCTTCCACGGCATGCCGAAATCCTATGTCGACAAGGGCGATCCCTATCAGAGCCACTGCGTCGCCACGACCGAGGCGCTGCGCCGTCGGCTCGGCATGGACGCGACAAAACTGCTGCTGACCTTCCAGTCGCGCTTCGGCAATGACGAGTGGTTGCAGCCCTACACCGATAAGACGATGGAACGTCTCGCCAAGGAAGACGTGCGCCGCATCGCGGTGGTGACACCGGGTTTTTCCGCGGACTGCCTGGAGACGCTGGAGGAGATCGCGCAGGAGAATGCCGAGATCTTCAGGCACAATGGCGGCGAACAGTTTTCCGCGATCCCCTGCCTCAACGACAGCGATCCCGGCATGGACGTGATCCGCACGCTGGTGCTGCGCGAGCTGCAAGGCTGGCTCTAA
- a CDS encoding carboxymuconolactone decarboxylase family protein codes for MSSPSPRIAPLAPPYPPEIQAQFDRIMRGAPPLVLFRVMAGHTRAWDKFRAGGLLDPGALSLRQREIVIDRTCALNKCEYEWGVHVATFAAPANLTEDEVRATVAGDANSPCWSPAEQALIAAVDALHISATFTDAEFATLSAHYDEAQILEVMLLCGFYRTVSYLANGLKLPLEENAARFPA; via the coding sequence ATGTCATCCCCCTCGCCGCGTATTGCCCCGCTCGCGCCGCCTTATCCCCCGGAGATCCAGGCGCAGTTCGATCGCATCATGCGCGGCGCGCCGCCGCTGGTGTTGTTCCGGGTGATGGCCGGCCACACCCGCGCCTGGGACAAGTTTCGCGCCGGGGGACTGCTCGATCCCGGTGCGCTGTCGTTGCGCCAGCGCGAGATCGTCATCGATCGCACCTGCGCGCTGAACAAGTGCGAGTATGAATGGGGTGTGCATGTCGCGACCTTTGCGGCGCCGGCGAACCTCACTGAGGATGAGGTCCGCGCGACTGTCGCGGGCGACGCGAATTCACCCTGCTGGTCACCGGCCGAGCAGGCCTTGATCGCGGCGGTGGACGCGTTGCACATCAGCGCGACCTTCACAGACGCCGAGTTCGCCACGCTGTCGGCGCACTACGATGAGGCGCAGATTTTGGAAGTCATGCTGCTGTGCGGCTTCTACCGCACGGTGTCGTATCTGGCGAACGGCCTGAAGCTGCCGCTGGAGGAGAACGCGGCGCGGTTTCCGGCGTAG
- a CDS encoding nickel/cobalt transporter, giving the protein MKPQLSPLARGLIACAAVLLIMGVVDAALHDVLAQNPFGAPKSAQAAEPEASGLIGWLLAKQSEFYRQMSSTIRAAKSDGSAVWTLLFISFAYGIFHAAGPGHGKAVIASYLVANRETARRGITLSFASALMQSLVAILIVGISAWILNATAKTMCKAEGAIEIASYGLIALFGLRLVWVKGRTFIRALQAAQPVPAIAGLPHDHHDHGHHHSHAHDHHGHDHVDDEHCGHSHGPTPSELAGPGGWRRGLAAILTVGIRPCSGAILVLVFALAQGLFWAGIAATFLMGLGTAITVATIAVIAVSAKDIAGRLSGARVGGGALFMRGIEFGAAALVLLFGAGLLFGYIAAERTTCF; this is encoded by the coding sequence TTGAAGCCGCAGCTTTCGCCGCTCGCGCGTGGGCTCATCGCCTGCGCTGCTGTTCTCCTCATCATGGGCGTGGTCGATGCCGCGCTCCATGATGTCCTGGCGCAAAATCCGTTCGGGGCGCCGAAATCGGCGCAGGCAGCCGAGCCCGAGGCCAGCGGCCTCATCGGCTGGCTGCTGGCAAAGCAGTCGGAATTCTATCGCCAGATGTCGTCGACCATCCGCGCTGCGAAGTCCGACGGCTCGGCGGTGTGGACGCTGCTCTTTATCTCGTTTGCCTACGGCATCTTCCATGCCGCCGGGCCCGGCCACGGCAAGGCGGTGATTGCCTCCTATCTCGTCGCCAATCGTGAGACAGCGCGGCGTGGCATCACGCTGTCCTTTGCCTCGGCGCTGATGCAGTCGCTGGTCGCGATCCTGATCGTCGGCATCTCGGCATGGATCCTGAACGCCACCGCCAAGACCATGTGCAAGGCGGAAGGCGCGATCGAGATCGCGAGCTATGGCCTGATCGCGCTGTTCGGCCTGCGGCTGGTCTGGGTCAAGGGCCGCACTTTCATTCGCGCGCTCCAGGCGGCGCAGCCGGTGCCGGCGATCGCGGGCCTACCGCATGACCATCATGATCACGGTCATCACCATTCGCACGCCCATGATCACCACGGGCATGACCACGTCGACGACGAGCACTGCGGCCATTCCCATGGCCCCACCCCGAGCGAGCTCGCCGGCCCCGGTGGCTGGCGGCGCGGGCTTGCTGCGATCCTGACCGTCGGCATCCGCCCCTGTTCGGGTGCGATCCTGGTGCTGGTGTTCGCGCTGGCGCAGGGCCTGTTCTGGGCCGGAATCGCCGCGACGTTCCTGATGGGACTAGGCACCGCGATCACGGTCGCGACCATCGCCGTGATTGCCGTCTCGGCCAAGGACATCGCCGGCCGCCTGAGCGGAGCCCGCGTCGGCGGCGGCGCGCTGTTCATGCGCGGCATCGAATTCGGCGCCGCTGCCCTTGTGCTGCTGTTCGGGGCGGGGCTGTTGTTCGGCTACATCGCGGCCGAGCGGACGACGTGTTTTTGA
- a CDS encoding ABC transporter substrate-binding protein, with translation MNRRECLALLGTVTVLPASVLAQQPNATRRLGVLAVIASDDVIGQARLAEALAVHGWKGQANLRVDWRSGAGDRARIAQLADDLIALKPDILLALGTPSVEELRQRTTTIPIVFAVVTDPVSQGFVQNLAHPGGHITGFTDYDGPLAGKWLEMLAQVTPKVSRVFVVYNPATAPFAPLMLRTIEDAARTLGVTVEPSPVHDAASLAALASHRDGGFLVLPDFFTMANRTPLLAAIAQARAPAMFWSRTFVDEGGLMSYSTDSAEQLRRAASYIDRILRGAQPADLPVQNPTKLELVINLKAANALGVTVPASLIATAHDVIE, from the coding sequence ATGAACCGCCGCGAATGCCTGGCGCTTCTTGGGACGGTCACGGTGCTGCCGGCTTCAGTGCTGGCGCAGCAGCCGAATGCGACGCGGCGGCTTGGGGTGCTCGCGGTCATCGCCTCCGACGACGTGATCGGGCAAGCCCGCCTGGCCGAGGCGCTCGCCGTCCATGGCTGGAAGGGGCAAGCCAATCTCAGGGTCGACTGGCGCAGCGGCGCCGGCGATCGCGCCCGTATCGCGCAGCTTGCCGACGATCTGATCGCGCTCAAGCCCGATATCCTGCTCGCGCTCGGCACGCCCTCGGTGGAGGAATTGCGCCAGCGCACCACGACAATCCCGATCGTGTTTGCCGTGGTCACCGATCCCGTCAGCCAGGGTTTTGTCCAAAACCTTGCCCATCCCGGCGGTCACATCACCGGCTTCACCGATTACGACGGTCCCTTGGCGGGCAAATGGCTGGAGATGCTGGCGCAGGTCACGCCAAAAGTGTCCCGCGTGTTCGTCGTCTACAATCCCGCCACCGCGCCGTTCGCGCCCCTGATGCTGCGCACCATCGAAGACGCCGCACGGACGCTCGGTGTGACGGTCGAGCCCTCGCCGGTCCATGACGCAGCCTCGCTTGCCGCGCTGGCCTCGCACAGAGATGGCGGCTTCCTGGTGCTGCCCGACTTCTTCACCATGGCCAATCGCACGCCTCTGCTGGCGGCCATTGCGCAAGCGCGCGCGCCGGCGATGTTCTGGAGCCGCACCTTCGTCGACGAGGGCGGGTTGATGTCCTACAGCACCGACAGCGCCGAGCAGCTCCGCCGCGCCGCCAGCTACATCGACCGCATCCTCAGGGGTGCGCAGCCCGCGGACCTGCCGGTCCAGAACCCCACCAAGCTCGAGCTCGTCATCAATCTGAAGGCCGCCAACGCGCTGGGCGTCACGGTCCCGGCCAGTCTGATCGCAACCGCGCACGACGTCATCGAGTAG
- a CDS encoding winged helix-turn-helix transcriptional regulator has protein sequence MGKQAASGERRVRGSRTGRPIMALLDLLGRRWSLRILWELREAPLTSRALRTACDEASPTVLQTRLTELREAGFVELGDNGGYGLTALGRDLCETFMPLHRFAERWSRTRGV, from the coding sequence ATGGGGAAACAAGCAGCATCAGGGGAGCGCCGCGTACGCGGCTCGCGTACCGGGCGGCCGATCATGGCGCTGCTCGATCTCCTGGGCCGGCGCTGGAGCCTGCGGATCCTGTGGGAATTGCGCGAGGCTCCCCTCACCTCGCGCGCATTGCGCACGGCCTGCGACGAGGCTTCGCCCACGGTGCTGCAGACCCGACTGACGGAGTTGCGCGAGGCGGGGTTTGTGGAACTGGGCGATAACGGCGGTTATGGGCTGACGGCGCTGGGGCGGGACTTGTGCGAGACGTTCATGCCGCTGCACCGGTTTGCTGAGAGGTGGAGCCGCACGAGAGGCGTCTAA
- a CDS encoding NfeD family protein codes for MTDMFVSLGNWNWLIFGFILMALEVIAPGVFLFWLGLAALLVGLTSFAIVISWQIQLVMFAVFAAAAVPVWRRLARPKLDVSASPFLNKRSEALLGREFTLEKPIIDGNGTMRIGDTVWRVAGPDTPAGTRVKVVQVDGANLTVAAA; via the coding sequence ATGACCGACATGTTCGTATCGCTCGGCAACTGGAATTGGTTGATCTTCGGCTTCATCCTGATGGCGCTGGAGGTCATTGCGCCGGGCGTGTTCCTGTTCTGGCTCGGGCTCGCCGCGCTTCTGGTCGGCCTGACCTCGTTCGCAATTGTCATATCCTGGCAAATTCAGCTCGTGATGTTCGCGGTGTTCGCAGCCGCTGCTGTGCCGGTGTGGCGCCGGCTCGCCCGGCCGAAGCTCGACGTGAGCGCAAGCCCCTTCCTCAACAAGCGCAGCGAGGCGCTCTTGGGCCGCGAGTTCACGCTGGAAAAGCCGATCATCGACGGCAACGGCACCATGCGTATCGGCGACACGGTGTGGCGCGTGGCAGGCCCGGATACACCGGCGGGCACGCGGGTGAAGGTCGTGCAGGTGGATGGTGCGAATCTGACGGTGGCGGCGGCGTAA